In one Parageobacillus genomosp. 1 genomic region, the following are encoded:
- the pruA gene encoding L-glutamate gamma-semialdehyde dehydrogenase, with amino-acid sequence MVQPYKHEPFTDFTVEANQKAFEEALKKVEAELGKDYPLIIGGERVTTDEKIVSINPANKTEVIGRVSKANKELAEKAMKVADEAFKWWSKTKPEARADILFRAAAIVRRRKHEFSALLVKEAGKPWKEADADTAEAIDFMEYYARQMLKLKDGIPVESRPGETNRFFYIPLGVGVVISPWNFPFAIMAGTTVASLVTGNTVLLKPASATPVVAYKFAEVLEEAGLPAGVLNYIPGSGSEVGDYLVDHPRTRFISFTGSRDVGIRIYERAAKVHPGQIWLKRVIAEMGGKDAIVVDKEADLELAAQSIVASAFGFSGQKCSACSRAIVVEDVYDQVLNRVVELTKQLKVGDPAEQSTFMGPVIDQSAYNKIMEYIEIGKQEGRLMTGGEGDDSKGFFIQPTVIADVDPNARIMQEEIFGPVVAFAKAKDFDHALEIANNTEYGLTGAVISRNRANLEKAREEFHVGNLYFNRGCTGAIVGYQPFGGFNMSGTDSKAGGPDYLILHMQAKTVSEMF; translated from the coding sequence ATGGTACAACCTTATAAGCATGAACCGTTCACAGATTTTACGGTTGAAGCGAATCAAAAAGCGTTTGAAGAAGCGCTGAAAAAAGTCGAAGCGGAGCTTGGCAAAGACTATCCTTTAATTATTGGCGGTGAACGGGTTACAACTGACGAGAAAATCGTTTCGATTAACCCTGCGAATAAGACAGAAGTAATCGGCCGTGTGTCGAAAGCGAATAAAGAACTTGCCGAAAAAGCAATGAAAGTTGCTGATGAAGCGTTTAAATGGTGGAGCAAAACAAAACCAGAAGCGCGTGCTGACATTCTGTTCCGCGCCGCTGCGATTGTGCGCCGCCGCAAACATGAGTTTTCGGCATTGCTGGTAAAAGAGGCAGGAAAACCGTGGAAAGAGGCGGATGCCGATACGGCAGAAGCGATTGACTTTATGGAATATTACGCGCGGCAAATGCTGAAATTAAAAGACGGCATTCCAGTTGAAAGCCGCCCGGGCGAAACGAACCGGTTCTTCTACATTCCGCTTGGCGTCGGCGTTGTCATTTCGCCGTGGAACTTCCCGTTTGCGATTATGGCCGGTACGACCGTCGCATCGCTTGTTACTGGCAATACGGTACTGTTAAAGCCTGCGAGCGCAACGCCAGTGGTTGCATATAAATTCGCGGAAGTGTTGGAAGAAGCTGGCCTTCCGGCGGGAGTATTAAACTACATTCCGGGAAGCGGCTCGGAAGTAGGGGACTACCTCGTTGATCACCCACGCACTCGCTTTATCAGCTTCACTGGTTCCCGCGATGTCGGCATCCGCATTTATGAACGTGCGGCGAAAGTGCATCCAGGCCAAATTTGGCTCAAACGCGTCATCGCGGAAATGGGCGGAAAAGATGCGATTGTCGTCGACAAAGAAGCCGATTTAGAATTAGCGGCACAATCGATTGTCGCATCGGCATTCGGCTTCTCCGGTCAAAAATGCTCGGCTTGCTCGCGCGCGATTGTGGTAGAAGATGTGTATGATCAAGTATTAAACCGCGTCGTTGAGCTGACAAAACAATTAAAAGTTGGCGATCCGGCAGAACAAAGCACGTTTATGGGCCCGGTCATCGACCAATCGGCGTATAACAAAATCATGGAATATATCGAAATTGGCAAACAAGAAGGCCGTCTCATGACCGGCGGTGAAGGAGACGACTCCAAAGGCTTCTTCATTCAGCCAACCGTAATTGCCGATGTGGATCCAAACGCACGCATCATGCAGGAAGAAATTTTTGGTCCAGTTGTGGCGTTTGCGAAAGCAAAAGATTTCGATCATGCGCTTGAAATTGCCAACAACACGGAATACGGCTTAACAGGCGCCGTGATTTCCCGCAACCGTGCCAACCTCGAAAAAGCGCGCGAAGAGTTCCATGTCGGAAACCTTTACTTCAACCGCGGCTGCACCGGCGCGATCGTCGGCTATCAGCCATTCGGCGGCTTCAACATGTCCGGCACCGACTCGAAAGCAGGCGGTCCTGACTACTTAATTCTTCATATGCAAGCAAAAACGGTATCGGAAATGTTTTAA